A part of Cryptococcus neoformans var. grubii H99 chromosome 6, complete sequence genomic DNA contains:
- a CDS encoding solute carrier family 39 (zinc transporter), member 9 → MPILLLLLQSVAMFAASFLVGILPLSFKSATSGRTLKAISVTGMGLLVGAALTIIIPEGVATLYSAMPQDGKDHDEKAIHTIGLGLLSGFSLMLLIESLIPHEPHQNQPPSIYASPSPPGTPVSIESSSRPPPPHLNSNTPIISKPKRMSIDDSESEAATRMSSIHGLNATLGLIIHGAADGIALGASSLASGSRSLSLIIFLAVLVHKGPTALGLTTTLLSLGLPISSIRQRLIIFSFAAPVGAILTFILVSAFGTSKVGGANAGGDALGWWTGVALLFSGGSFLYVATVIQPLSSHTDGHPQQPHHLESGHGPEDHADPQDQPLGTYQRTGLLVFGMGLPVILSWLVGDAH, encoded by the exons ATGCCcatcctgctcctcctcctccagtCCGTCGCCATGTTCGCAGCCAGCTTCCTCGTCGGCAtcctccccctctccttcaagtCCGCAACCTCAG GCAGGACCCTCAAGGCCATATCCGTCACAGGAATGGGCCTCCTGGTGGGGGCAGCCCTAACAATCATCATACCAGA GGGAGTGGCCACATTATACTCTGCCATGCCccaagatggaaaggatCACGATGAAAAGGCTATCCACACTATTGGTCTTGGTCTCCTGTCCGGCTTCTCCTTAATGCTGCT CATCGAATCACTCATTCCTCACGAACCCCACCAAAACCAACCGCCTTCTATCTACGCTTCTCCGTCTCCACCAGGCACCCCTGTATCTATAGAGTCCTCTTCACGTCCGCCCCCTCCACATCTCAATTCAAACActcccatcatctccaaacCTAAACGCATGTCAATCGACGATTCTGAAAGTGAAGCTGCTACTCGGATGAGCTCCATTCATGGCCTAAATGCTACTCTTGGATTGATCATCCATGGAGCAGCGGACGGCATTGCCCTAGGTGCAAGCAGTCTAGCAAGTGGGAGTAGAAGCTTGAGCCTGATTATTTTCCTTGCTGTCCTTGTCCACAAAG GCCCTACTGCTCTAGGATTGACCaccactcttctttcccttggCCTTCCAATATCGAGCATTCGCCAGAGGCTCATCATTTTCTCATTTGCCGCCCCCGTCGGCGCCATCCTCACTTTCATTCTAGTCAGCGCTTTTGGGACCTCTAAAGTAGGAGGTGCAAATGCTGGTGGTGATGCGTTAGGCTGGTGGACCGGTGTagcccttcttttctcc GGCGGCTCTTTCCTCTACGTTGCCACTGTCATTCAACCACTATCCTCGCACACTGATGGCCATCCTCAGCAGCCTCATCACTTGGAAAGCGGACACGGTCCAGAAGATCATGCAGATCCTCAAGATCAACCGCTCGGCACGTATCAACGGACAGGATTGTTGGTATTTGGTATGGGACTGCCAGTTATATTAAGCTGGCTCGTAGGCGATGCCCATTAA